The nucleotide window TGTCTCGTACATGAGCTACCATTATACTTACCATGCGGTCCACTAGACGTTCAAGCTTAATGCGTTCTGTGGGAAACGACCAACTAACATGGTGTCAAAATAGGCAGCTCGTCACCAAGGACGCATCTGTCGCTCGAGATGTGACGAGCGCGAGAGGGAAAGGACGGGATGTATAGGTCCTCACATTGTGAGAATCAAcgtttgacgacgatggccacTTCTTCGTTATTTAAGCCGGAGTTCGCTCCCCCCGTCGTTGCGCCACaggtgcttgcttgctctcTATCTCCGTACCCGAAACGAGCTGTTGCTCCCGACTCGGCGCTGCCCATCTTATCGACGCGGACCAAAGCACCGGGAACGCCCTTCTACTTGGCGGCCACAGGGCTGAAAGCTACCACTGCTCTACATCGATGCGCAACCAcatccttcttctcctcggtGGCCTGGTGGCCGGTGGGCTGAGTgcgccggccgtctcgcacggcggcggtgcccaTGTCCTGCACCAGAAGCGCAGCGACGAGACGCATCACGACGTATGGGTCAAGCGGGAACCCGCGGACCCTGCCACCAGGGTTCCGGTCCGCATCGCCCTGAAGCAACGCAACTTGGAGCGAGGCATGGACCTCGTCTTGGAAGTGTacgtctgccgccgccgccgccgtcatcataGTCTCTGAACGTTGATCACCCCTTGCCCCCCTCCGGTTGCGTCTGAACCACCCTATGTTGACGCCAATTGTGCCTCGTCCATACATGTAGGTCTGACCCGACTCACGGATCCGGCAAGTACGGCCAGTGGTACAGCCGCGAGCAAATCATCGACCTCTTCGCCCCGTCGGACGAATCCATCGTCAAGGTCAGGGAGTGGCTCATCCTatcgggcgtcgccgcggaaACCATCGTCGTGCCTGAGACTAAGGGTTGGGTTCATTTCGACGCGACAGTCGGCCAGCTTGAGTCactcgtcaaggccgactACCATTTATACAAGCACATACTGGTCCGCGATGAGGGCGATGACGCTGATCACCACCTCGGCACCGACGAATACCACCTACCGGAGgatgtcgccgcccacgtcgacTTCATCGTGCCCGGAACTGCCTTTGCGCGGCTCGCCCCGGGCCCGGGAAAgagcctgcgccggcggaAGAGCAGCATGAACGGCAGTGGTGGCAggccgccgtcccgtcctCTGCCGCCGGAACTGGAGTCTACTAATCCCGGTACGTAACTATGCTCTAttctcctcgagctgctgtcATTCCGATGGAACTCTCTTTTTTCCTTTTTGCGAGCGACACTCGGCTCGCGTTGACACTCCTAACCCGTTCCTCATCGATATGAAGCCACAGACCCCAAAACTGCTGGTGGTCTTGGTAGTACAGCTAACGAGTATTCTTCATATCTCTGTTAACCAGGCGACTGTGGGCGCGTGGTCACCCCCGATTGTCTCCGGGCTATGTATAACATCCCCATGGGTAAGCATGCGAACCCGAGCAATAGGCTCGGCATCTTTGAGCTCGAGGGTGAGTTCTACGTGCAGTCCGACATGGACCGATACGTGAAGAGGTTCGCGCCGTACGTGCCGCAGAATTTTACGCCGGTGGTTTACGAAATCGACGGCACTCCCGGGGTGTCGACGGACATTAACAAGGTAAGTAGTTTTTCTCCCTTTGTTTGTTGCTGCCCTTCGGCCCTAGCGGGTGATATGGCTTTGGAGTTTGTGGAGTGATGGGTGACATAACGGAACGCCgttgaagaagaaaaaggccCTGTCTAACTCGAGCTCTAAAAtaaggccggcggcgaatGCATGCTGGATTTTGAAATGGCCGTCCCTCTCATCTATCCGCAAAGCACGGTCATGTATATGGTCCCCGGCTCGGGCGGCAACAGGACAGGCATCTGGAACCCCTTTCTCGATGCCATGGACAGTAGCTACTGCAACCGCACGTCACACGGCTACACCGGAGACACGCCAAAAATCGACGGCAGCCGCTCTCGGCAGGACTGCGGGACCGTAGCACCGACAAATGTTATTTCCATCTCGTACGGCCTTACCGAGCCTTGGTATCCAGCGAGGTATGGCCCGACTCTCTCCTCTCTATGCCGCCGTCTGCCCCTGCCCGTACTTACCAATATCATATCCCTAGGTACCTAGAGAGGCAGTGTGACGAGTGGATGAAGCTGGCTCTAGCCGGCACTACCATTCTCCTCGCTAGTGGTGACGCGGGTGTAGCGGACCCTGGGCTCGAGTGCATGGGCCCAAACCATACAATTTTCATGCCAGACGCGACATGCGACTGCCCCTACATtacgggcgtcggcggcactgTCCTACAGGAACATAAGCGGCCGGGAGATAGGGAGGTGGCGACCGAGAGAttctcctcgggcggcggctttaGCAACATCTACAAGACCCCAAGCTATCAGCGCCAGGCCGTGCAGGACTATCTCGCCAGGTACCCGCCGGCTTTCCCCTCGTATAGCACCAGTCGCGGCCAGATCCCCAAGAATGGAGGGGTCTATAATCGTAACGGCCGCGCGTACCCGGACCTATCCGCGACCGGGGACAACGGCGTGGTCGCGGTGGGTGGAGGATTTTTCCTCGGGGCCGGAACCTCCATGTCGGCGCCCATCGTCGCGGCCATCTTCAACCTCATAAACGAGgagcggctcgccgccggcaagtCGCCAATCGGCTTCGTCAACCCGGTCCTGTACCAGCACCCCGAAATGTTCAACGATGTCCTCGTGGGGTCGCAGCCGCTCGGCGGGCCCTCCAACACGGGGTGCGGCAACAACGGCGGGTTTCACTGTCAGAAGGGCTGGGATCCCGTCACGGGCATGGGCACACCCAATTACAAGAAGATGCTTGAGGTCTTTATGTCGATCTGAGGGGACGGGAGGGTTCGTCCAgattgtgtgtgtgtgtgtgtgtgtgtgtgtgtctgaGCCgacccggcgacgagggcggtcAAGGCCGAAGGAGGATGAGAGAAGAGCTTGAATGGGATGGACAAGTGTGGTCGGAGAAGGTGGCTTTTTGCCGTTGACCAGAACATGGACCTGAAGAAGGATGATGCGTCATTGTCGAGAAGACTGCGTGCTTCATATAATGATGGTCCTCGTCCCATGGCGATGAAGCTGTTGCACCTTGTGGCGTGAAAATCGTCTCGTGGGCAGCGCGGACGGGTGCTTGCTTGATGGACTCGATCGATGATGCTCGCGACCCATAGCAGCACTCCCACCTCGTATACTACTgtactgtatactgtacagtcTACGTAGTATCGTCGTGTACCTACTCAGATCGGATGCGGGGCGcctctcgcgccgccgccgctcgcatGATGGTGGACAGTGGATGCTACTTTGCGCgcaaggtaggtagtagtcGTGCGtcccgtgggcggcgtcggatCCGATGGGTTCGgtcggcgggcgctggccgtcgcggcgaccCGCTGCCGGGAGGGACTCCCCGAGCGCCATTAGTACtcaggtaccttagtacctagtaggtaggtGGTAAGTACCTTGCGCATCAGACGAAAAAACGTACCAATCGATCAAAATGGCATGTGGTGCATGTGCGTCCATCCTGGGAGATGTCCAGTGCCGGTGTCGTGTCGGTGGCGCCTGTcccgtgggggggggggggggggttccagTCGGCAAATCCGCACttatgtacggagtacagtatacgaacTGAAAGCACTACGACCGTGGGCGAGATCTCCTCGGTACTTGGTTGGCGTCAGTGTGTTCCCGAGCCCCCTGGCCCTTGCACTGGTCGGTCATGCTGAAGATCAGAAGACCAGACGACGCAGAGCAGAAGAGGGAGGGACAGGTGGCGGGGGCGCAGAACGGTActggggggagggagagagagagagggcgtgtgcgtgtgtgcgtgcgtgtgtgtgcgtgtgtgcgttgCACGATATAAGTTAGTTCAATGACAAGCCAACAAACTTTTGACTCGTATTCGGATCGGAGAGAGAGCAGATAGGCAGCGGTGCTATGTAGCAGCATTGCGCCGGGCCATACGCAGGTGACTTTCCACGCCAGTAGCAGCACGCAGACCTAACGACCGAGGCCAGGCCGCCAGACAAGAGGCCTGGCCGGCATACTAAGGTGACAAgacacaccaccacacaGCTGGAGGGGGAGCCGCGCATGCATCCCGCAGTGCGTGCAGCCACGCAGCCACCACGTCGGACTGGGGAAagggaggaaggaaggaCGATGGGCGTCATTGGACACGATGTCACCGACGAAGTGCAGAGAGGCCGTCGTTTGAattgcgccgcgccgcgagtGTCGCCCCGAAACGGTATGTGACTGCCTGCATTTGCTCTGGCCACCTGCGTACTAAGGTATTGAGCAGcgacgtacgaagtaggtactttgtacaaaGTACACTTGGCTTGTAAGTTACTTTAGTAACTTACAGTCTCTATCAAGGCAAGGTTAGTACCTGCCTGTATGGGGAGCTGTACCTTAGGCGCGGGGGCCAAGACGCAGCTGTCGCTCCTGCTGCCCTCTTGATGGCTCCTCCAACTCGCGAGCGCGAGTGCTCACAGCGAGagactacgaagtacctagGCAAGACGACACCCAGCAGGCGCCACCCACAACCCAAGCACCCACCCGGGGCCAGGCAGCTAAGTTACTaacctaggtacctacccctactaagttagtacaAAGCAGATGACAGCAGCCTCCGTACCCGCTAATGATTGATCGTGCGCCCGCGTTcgcgcctgccgcctctGCCCACATCCAATGCCACCCCGCGTTCCATGTGCCAATCTTGAAGAGATGGAGATGGATCCTGTCGAGGCCCGCAActgagacggcggcgtcccCTCCCGCACTGCACTGCTGCACGggctgcaccaccacgctgcgctgcactgcacgtCCCTGAAGAAGGTACTTACttagcctccccccccccccccgcgcctcctccacgtcgCCATTTTGGCTTTGACTTTGGGCTTACCCATGCTTTATTGCATCCCACTGACGCAAGCTTGTCCCCGTTCTTGAACATCCATCTCCTCACTGCTCTGCAGACCTGCGTCGGCCGATCCGACTCTTGACAGAAAAAGATACCCAAGCGCCCTctccgtcggcgccgtcaaatACACTGAAACCCGCCGCCCTTTGGCCAATCGCATCGCAACTGCACAGGAACTTCACCGTCGCCATGCCCCTCGCGCGACTCTCGCCATCCTACCGTTAAAAACCTCTACGTCGAATccgtccctcctcccaccTGGGCACTCCTCGACCTCCGGTGCCTCTACCGATCACAGTCGAGATCGCTGCTCATTCTTttgcgccgccatcatgggcctcggcatcctcgagccCAAGTCTGGTGAACAAGTGCCCGGTATGCGCCCCTGGGCCTGGAGAGTCGTCCACTTTTTGtccgacgcgctcgtcgtgATCCCCCTCGCTGACCTGGACCGCGTTTCCTTGTGTCAGGAACCACAAGATACTTTGATGACCGCGATGGGCCCCAAGAGGTGCGGGAAAACGGAACAGCCCTCAAGTGCGACACCAGCGGCAAGGTTCCCATTATTCTCGTACGCTCTCCCCCGAacccgcgcctcggcgacaagcAAGTCCTTCCTCTCGTTTGCTTCTCACACATCCTACAGATCCCCCAGCCATCCGATGATCCCAACGACCCTCTAAACTGGCCGCTATGGAAGCGCGACCTCATCACCTTCGCTCTCTGCTTTGCCGGCATCCTGGCCACCTCGCTTGGCTCCATTCTCGCCTCCAACACGCTCGTCATTAGCACCGAATTCGTCGTTTCCCTGACAAAGACTGCCGTCCTCACCGGCTATTTCTTACTCGGCGCTGGCATCGCAGCCACCTTTTTCGTCCCGTCGGGTCGCGTCTGGGGCAAGCGccacctcttcctcatcggcatcgtAATCTGCATCGCATCGAGCGTCTgggccggcgcggggggcACAAACTACAacagcatggccgccgcgagggccttCCAGGGCGTAGGCGCCGCTCCTTTCGAGAGCCTTCTTaatgccgccgtcggcgacctcTATTTTGTGCATCAGCGAGGCCTCCGCATGGCCTTCACCAACCTGGCCGTCTTTGGCGGAGCCTTTTTGACGcccgtcttcgtcggcaAAATCACCGAACAGCTGGGTTGGGAGTGGAGCTTTTACTTCGTTGCCATCTTCATGGCCCTGACTCTGCCGGTCGTGTTCCTCTTCTGTCCGGAACCAGCCTACCGTCGAGACTATAGGCTCAACATTGACGAAAACACGTCGGACGAAGTCAAGCTGAACCCGGCGCCCGCTTCGGCCAATTCTTCGTCGGGCGCTGGGGGCCCAGACGGGTCCTACGCCCCCGTTTCGGAAAAGCAGCCTGGTTTTGTCTTGTTCCCGACGTCTCGGGAAATGCAACCCCTGGGTCATGCCCAAACACCCAAGAAATCGTTTATCCAGTCCCTTTCCCTATTCGACGGAAGAAAGACAGATGAGCGCTATTGggtgctcctcctccgcccctTCCCACTCATCATGAACCCGGCCTTTATCTGGGGTTGCCTTATACAAGGGGCCATGATCGGGTGGACTATTTTCATCGCAGTCCTCAACGCCATTGTCTTCATCGGCCCGCCATATTGGTGGGGTGAGGTCAAGGCCGGATACACATACACAGCCCCGTTCGTAGGGGCCGTTGGCGGCTTCATCGTCTGCGGTCTCCTCGCTGACAGCAGCGTCAGGGTGCTCACAAAGCTCAACAAGGGAATATACGAGCCCGAATTTCGCATCTTCCTCGTGCTCCCCATGCTCATCGCGGGCGGCATTGGGCTCTATGGCTTTGGCATCACGGCCCAGAACATCATGTCGGGCCAGTTCACCTATATTGTGCCGCTCATCTTCTTTGCGTTCGAAGTGGCGGGCATGGTCATTGGCACCGTGGCCAGCTCGCTGTACATTGTGGACGCATACCGTGAGTCGTGTCCCCCCTGCGAGCGCCACGGCTACTCTCTGACGCGAGAATTACAGGAAGCATGACGGTCGAGGGGTTCACCCTGATGATCATATTCAAGAACATCTTCAGCTTCATCCTGACGTGGTACGCTTACGACTGGATCACCCACGGAGGCATCAAGagcgtcttcgtcatcgtcgcgtCCGTACAGGTGGGCATTTGCCTGCTAAGCATCCCCATGTGTAAGTTTTGCCACCAacgacccccccccccccctaaaCCCCCTCTCTTGGCGCTGGCTCCTTGTCTGGCACCACACATCACGTTGCTAACTTTGCCTTGCAGACATATATGGAAAGCGTGTCAGGGCATATTTTCACCACCACGACGTCCAGGCCATTTGCGGGCTGCGATGATGCTGATACCCGTCCTTCGTCTCTTCTTTTGGCGTTGTATTCCTCTCTCTGTTCAATCCGCGCATCTCGTCGGAAACCACGGTGTTTAGGGGTCATGAAGAATGATGTGATTTTAGTCTGGTGCTTTCGGGGGTACAGTAAGACGGGCAACTGCGATAGGCGGCAGGGTGCTAGGCGCGCGGGATATAACGAGGGCATCCAAGTAATGTTCACTATGCTGGCACACGCGAACGTGTATTGACTACAGCCTGGTGGGAGAGTAGGTCGAGTTCATCATGGCCCGTTAATCATGTCCATTGAGTGGTATCAGAATTGAAACGAAGCAAAACCAAAAAGAAAAGACACCAAACCCCCCTTTGTCCCGTCACTGCGACCGCTTTTgtcgagacggccgacgccCATGTACGCTGCCAAGTTGCCAGTTCCACTCCTCCTAGCTTCGCCGAGCAAGGTCATGATCCAATCTTCTTCCGCGGTCCGTTTTTCAGGAAGACTTGACTCCGCCGGCCTCGCTGACCTCTCCGCTGCGACGAGCACCGGCCAGTGTCGACTTCTTGAcaaggcgcaggccgccaatggccatgacgagggcctggatgccgaggatgacgacgagggtcacgagggcgccgatgacgccggcgacgggcttgctgacgccgccgctgccagagcCCGTTGAGTTTTGGGCCACGTCACCACCCGAGCCCGTCGAGTTGGAGGCGCACTTGCCGTCGGTGTTTCCGCAAAGCTGGCACCAGTGCTGGGTATCCGAAATGGCAAACTTGGACATGCCAGTCTTGAAGTCGTTCCAAGAGAGCGTGTCCTTGTCCTGGCCGAAGAGGGGGAAGGTCTTGATGCCCTTTTCCGCGGCAGTGCCATTGGCGAAGAGGAAGCGGACGCtgatgtcgtcggccttgggcttggcaTCCGTGGAAGTGGTGACGAGCTCAAAGGTCATGCTGGAGGCGTAGTCGCAAATGCCGTAGAAGTCGGGCGAGGCCTTGGGCAGCTGAGCGAGTCCGAAAAAGGCCATGAAGGTGCCATAGGCGCCGAATTGCGCGTTGAACTTTGGGGTGGACgacttgccgtcgacgatgggcTGGAGGGCGTCCATGAtctggccggcgaggacggatCCCGCAATGGCACGGACGGGGTCGCTCGAGTTGTAGGCGAGGTTCCACTCGTGGACGGACGCGAGGTTGTAGAGACGCGCGAGGGTCTCCTTGGTGAGAAGCTTGTTGTCGGAGATGGACGAGTTGTGAATGGTGGCGACGTTGATCAAGTCAAAGACTGGGAAGAAACGGTAAGTACATGATGGACAAGACGTGACATTGGACAGGCCAAGTCGTGGGGGGGCAAACGTACTCGTGTAGCCATTCTTGAAGTTGGTGGCATCGGGGCCGTAGGTGCCCTTGATAACGGGCAGCAGGCTTTGGTAAAAGTCCTTGGTATCGTCGTACGTCTGCTTGTAGTCGGGCGAGGTGAAGTAGTTGTTGGagctgacgacggcgttgccgcatccgctgccgccctggagCCAGGCGTTGCTCTCGGCCTTGTtgctggtggcggcatcGCTGACGGAGTCGATGGGGATGTACTGGTAGCCGTTGAGGGGCGCCTTGACCTTGGTGCCGTTtgcgaggacctcgagcgAGTCGGTGGGTGGGTAGAGGCCTTGGAGGAAGGTGAGGGCAGAGTTGTGGAGGACGGCGTCCTTGGGCGAGGTGACCTCGAGCTGGGAAAGCACGGCGGTCTCGGCGctcaggccggcgacgcgaaAGTCGGCGTCGGACGAAACGTAGCGGGAGCGGTAGAAGGCGCCCGACGAgtggacctcgtcggcgccgagggccgtGAGGTTGACGGGAGCCCAGGCCTTGGCGGTGCggtcgccgtggcggtggAAGACGtagacgccgaggatgcgctcgctgccggctgctgagacgacggcgttgcTTGCCAAGGCCgagaggctggcggcgacgagcagcttggAGTGCATGActgtcggggggggggggggttcgcaGCAGTGGCTGTGTGATAAGAGTGACTTGGGGGTAGTTACTAGTTAAGGTATGGACTACCTTGATACTATGCgtgcgggggaggggaagccTGAGGTCTGGTTGATGAATTGACTTTTTCTCTTTTCCCAAGGGTGTGTAGAGAACCAGTGTCGGGGGTATCGCTAGGTAGCCAGCGGCAACACTCGACACCCAGGTCAGAGAAGAGAAGCCGGAGAAGAGTCGGGATCAGAGCAGCAGAGAAGGGGGAGAATGGGGGACGGGAGGAGCCCATGATAAATACTAACTCTTGGTCGCGGCCCGGTCGGCCGAGCTGCGGTGCGCCGGGGAGCGAGATGCGTGAAAATGTAGTACCTAAAGCAGGTAAGGTAGCTTCCCCGCCCACGCCCCGGAAGTTCCTTCCACTTGCGTCGCCCATataactacctagtactagagtaggtaggtacgtacgtcgtacgaagtacctgtggtggtgttggtggaGGGCGGCCGACTccccgcagcgcagcggccaCACCACCTCTGAGGTGCCATGAAATGTCTTGACAGCACTTAGCTGGAACGTGGACTTGCTCGCTGCTCAGAGTACGAAGAACGATATTACACTCGGTCCATtacatacctacctagtacctagtacctaAGGACATAAGATGCCTCAGGTACTAAGCTAGGTATCTTGTAAAGTACCTGGACAGGTTAGTAGTACTTTGTAATACCGGGTCCCTTCCAGAGGGCCCCCGCGTGGGTCGGTCGCGCCTGACGCTGTGGGGGCAGCTGGAGATGCTCGGCATGGATTGATGGCATGGCCCGTCCGTTTCTCTCCGTCCattctcctccccctcgcaCACATATACGTACATATTGGTTGACGGTTGGCTCAGGCTCAGGAGCCGAACCGATCTGAACCCGCTTCTGGGCTACTATGGATTCTCATTTCTCCCGAGGACGGCATGGCTTCCCCAGACTCCATCCATCACCCCCGCGCGGCACGTCGCAACCTCCGATTCTGCAGAGGCGATTGTTGGCAACCACAGAGCCTGCATCCTGCCTTGACAAAATGGCCAACGGAAACGGAGCAACGCGCCACTGTCCGAGATACATGCAGTATGCCCCGACGCCATGGTGGCGAGAACGTGACCAGCGCCTATTCGTACAGCAAGGGCGCTTCAGGGCCCGTCTGTCGCTCGCTGCAAGTCGGCCTCAATCCATGGATGCATCTCCGAGGAACCTGCAATAACCGGACCATCGCCCCAGGATAGCCAAGATAATGCCATCTGCCCAGATAGCGAGTTCCGCGCATCAAGCCACAGTCACGCTATCGGGTGGGGTTGCCGggggccgccatgccgccctgaCCTGCCACGCAGGAGGGCGCCGGTTCCCAGCGGACGGCGCCGATTGACTCGTCGCTCCAAAGCCGGCCCCGTTTTCGACGGCAGCATGATGGCTGGCCGGAGTGGGAACGAGGCGCCAGTTCACCCACACAACCACAAGGCTGGTCCACCCAGGCACCCAGTTGCCAGGCCGGGctgcccacggcggccgtcggcagGATGCGAGCTGGCCCCTCGGAGACTGGCTGATGGGTTGCCGTCGCACACACCGAACACGACAGCGGTGGAGTCGTCGAGCCCCCAAAGGGCGCCGGATGCCATGCCAAATCTAGAGGACCGCAGTGTCATACTGAGAGTCCCATAGGGCCCCCTCATTGTCCATGTGCGCGACTTTCAACGACAGCCCCGAGGACCGATGGAGAAGCTACGGAGGGCGGCTGGTCCTCAGAGCGGACCTTGGAATCCGACCCTGGCGTCGCATCGGAAGCTTCGCATGCCGTACAGTAGTATCGGTAAACATGTCCGCATGGCGCCCGTCTTGTTCGGCagaacaaaaaaaaaagcttCGCCTGCCATTACTTGACCAGATGCAATGGCCTGCCGTTTTCCAATTAAAAAGAAGTACAATCCGCTCCTTGCCCCACACTAGGATCCTGCCATGCATGCCCTTGTGGTTTCGCTCCCCGCATCACAGCTTGTGTTTCCTCGTGTCCTTGATGCCCTTGGGGGGCTCCGTGGACAAAAGGTAGTTGGGATACTCCATAGACTTGTCCCCGCCCATGGTCGACGCACCTTGCCTCCTCCaggcggcgccatcgacaGGAATCACTTGGCCATTGATGTAGGTACCAGCCTcggagaagaggaagacggtcgcgtcggcgacgtcgcgaaCCGTGCCGAGGCGGCCCGAAGGGATCTTTGCGGCATACCGCGCGAGAACCGTCTCGTCCAAGCTCACAAGTCTGGCGGTGCCCTCCGTCTCTTCGATGGCCCCCGGAGAAATGACGTTGCTCTGAACGCCACGAGGCCCGTACTCGAGGGCCACCGAGGCCATGAGGGAGTCGACtgccgccttggcggccgAAACGTGGGCCTGCAGGGGCATGCCCGTATAGTGGAACGTTGCCGAGACGTAAATGATGCGGGGCGACGAGCTCTTGAGCAGGTGTGGGATGGTGGCTTTGATGGTGTTGAAGGTTCCAAGCACGTCAATGTCCATGACGGACTTGAAGGCGTTGGAGCTCATGCCGTCGAGCGACACGATGAAGTTGCCGGCAGCTCCGGCGCTGTTTGGGGGGTATCAGAGCCTTGCTTGGCCGGCCCGGGGGGAGCGTAAGCAAAGGGGAACGTACATGACGAAGTCGATGGATCCTagctcgcgcgcgcaccgatcggcggcggcctggaggCTCTCCATCTGCCAGCCAACGGGTCATGTTAGGACAAGGACCTATCCACAGCTTTGACGGCAGGAACGCATACCTTGCGGACATCGCAACCGCCA belongs to Purpureocillium takamizusanense chromosome 1, complete sequence and includes:
- a CDS encoding Tripeptidyl-peptidase I (MEROPS:MER0005329~SECRETED:SignalP(1-18~SECRETED:cutsite=GLS-AP~SECRETED:prob=0.5617)~EggNog:ENOG503NX98~COG:O) — its product is MRNHILLLLGGLVAGGLSAPAVSHGGGAHVLHQKRSDETHHDVWVKREPADPATRVPVRIALKQRNLERGMDLVLEVSDPTHGSGKYGQWYSREQIIDLFAPSDESIVKVREWLILSGVAAETIVVPETKGWVHFDATVGQLESLVKADYHLYKHILVRDEGDDADHHLGTDEYHLPEDVAAHVDFIVPGTAFARLAPGPGKSLRRRKSSMNGSGGRPPSRPLPPELESTNPGDCGRVVTPDCLRAMYNIPMGKHANPSNRLGIFELEGEFYVQSDMDRYVKRFAPYVPQNFTPVVYEIDGTPGVSTDINKAGGECMLDFEMAVPLIYPQSTVMYMVPGSGGNRTGIWNPFLDAMDSSYCNRTSHGYTGDTPKIDGSRSRQDCGTVAPTNVISISYGLTEPWYPARYLERQCDEWMKLALAGTTILLASGDAGVADPGLECMGPNHTIFMPDATCDCPYITGVGGTVLQEHKRPGDREVATERFSSGGGFSNIYKTPSYQRQAVQDYLARYPPAFPSYSTSRGQIPKNGGVYNRNGRAYPDLSATGDNGVVAVGGGFFLGAGTSMSAPIVAAIFNLINEERLAAGKSPIGFVNPVLYQHPEMFNDVLVGSQPLGGPSNTGCGNNGGFHCQKGWDPVTGMGTPNYKKMLEVFMSI
- a CDS encoding uncharacterized protein (COG:S~TransMembrane:12 (i70-95o107-125i137-155o167-190i197-215o227-246i352-379o391-412i433-452o464-489i501-520o532-552i)~EggNog:ENOG503NTX3), giving the protein MGLGILEPKSGEQVPGTTRYFDDRDGPQEVRENGTALKCDTSGKVPIILIPQPSDDPNDPLNWPLWKRDLITFALCFAGILATSLGSILASNTLVISTEFVVSLTKTAVLTGYFLLGAGIAATFFVPSGRVWGKRHLFLIGIVICIASSVWAGAGGTNYNSMAAARAFQGVGAAPFESLLNAAVGDLYFVHQRGLRMAFTNLAVFGGAFLTPVFVGKITEQLGWEWSFYFVAIFMALTLPVVFLFCPEPAYRRDYRLNIDENTSDEVKLNPAPASANSSSGAGGPDGSYAPVSEKQPGFVLFPTSREMQPLGHAQTPKKSFIQSLSLFDGRKTDERYWVLLLRPFPLIMNPAFIWGCLIQGAMIGWTIFIAVLNAIVFIGPPYWWGEVKAGYTYTAPFVGAVGGFIVCGLLADSSVRVLTKLNKGIYEPEFRIFLVLPMLIAGGIGLYGFGITAQNIMSGQFTYIVPLIFFAFEVAGMVIGTVASSLYIVDAYRSMTVEGFTLMIIFKNIFSFILTWYAYDWITHGGIKSVFVIVASVQVGICLLSIPMYIYGKRVRAYFHHHDVQAICGLR
- a CDS encoding uncharacterized protein (EggNog:ENOG503Q3U0~SECRETED:SignalP(1-22~SECRETED:cutsite=VSA-AG~SECRETED:prob=0.4780)~COG:S~TransMembrane:1 (n5-15c22/23o435-461i)), whose translation is MHSKLLVAASLSALASNAVVSAAGSERILGVYVFHRHGDRTAKAWAPVNLTALGADEVHSSGAFYRSRYVSSDADFRVAGLSAETAVLSQLEVTSPKDAVLHNSALTFLQGLYPPTDSLEVLANGTKVKAPLNGYQYIPIDSVSDAATSNKAESNAWLQGGSGCGNAVVSSNNYFTSPDYKQTYDDTKDFYQSLLPVIKGTYGPDATNFKNGYTIFDLINVATIHNSSISDNKLLTKETLARLYNLASVHEWNLAYNSSDPVRAIAGSVLAGQIMDALQPIVDGKSSTPKFNAQFGAYGTFMAFFGLAQLPKASPDFYGICDYASSMTFELVTTSTDAKPKADDISVRFLFANGTAAEKGIKTFPLFGQDKDTLSWNDFKTGMSKFAISDTQHWCQLCGNTDGKCASNSTGSGGDVAQNSTGSGSGGVSKPVAGVIGALVTLVVILGIQALVMAIGGLRLVKKSTLAGARRSGEVSEAGGVKSS
- the SPS19 gene encoding 2,4-dienoyl-CoA reductase ((2E)-enoyl-CoA-producing) (EggNog:ENOG503NVVN~COG:Q) — translated: MSIPESHYLSPVWRDGLFKDRVVFVTGGAGTICSMQTRALVRLGANACIIGRSEGKTEEAARDIAKVRPGAKVIGIGGCDVRKMESLQAAADRCARELGSIDFVIAGAAGNFIVSLDGMSSNAFKSVMDIDVLGTFNTIKATIPHLLKSSSPRIIYVSATFHYTGMPLQAHVSAAKAAVDSLMASVALEYGPRGVQSNVISPGAIEETEGTARLVSLDETVLARYAAKIPSGRLGTVRDVADATVFLFSEAGTYINGQVIPVDGAAWRRQGASTMGGDKSMEYPNYLLSTEPPKGIKDTRKHKL